A DNA window from Trichomycterus rosablanca isolate fTriRos1 chromosome 9, fTriRos1.hap1, whole genome shotgun sequence contains the following coding sequences:
- the LOC134320249 gene encoding dynein axonemal heavy chain 8-like, with protein sequence MSPSCKLVFEVHNMDNASPATVSRVGMVFMSSSALSWRPILQGWTNKRSAQEADSLMSLYDKIFEDAYIFMKQNLKPKMQLLECNYVMQSVNLLEGLIPPKDAGGTLSSEHLERLFVFCMMWSLGALLELDDRDKMELFVRSHESKLDLPPTEPGQTMFEYMVNQNGDWDHWSKYVVQYVYPTDSAPDYTSILVPNVDNTRTSFLIEAIAKQRKAVLLTGEQGTAKTVMIKAYTKKYNPEMDLFKSMNFSSATEPIMFQRAVESYIEKRLGSTYGPPGRRRLTVFIDDINMPVVNEWGDQITNEIVRQTMEMSGMYSLDKPGDFTTITDVQMMAAMIHPGGGRNDIPQRLKRQFTVFNCTLPANSSIDMIFGIIGCGYFHQCRGFTPEISDTVQRLVPASRILWQWTKGKMLPTPSKFHYFFNLRDLSRIWQGMLKIRAEECETVATLLSLFKCECTRVIADRFVCEEDKHWFEKSIAQVIQEHVDPALVPHLHPDPYFVDFLREAPEPTGEEADDACLDAPKIYELVPDFQFLSERLRFYQSQYNEAVRGSHLDLVFFTDAMTHLIKISRIIRTDGGSALLVGVGGSGKQSLSRLASYIAGYRIFQITLTRTYNISNLMDDLKVLFRTAGAEGKGVTFIFTDNEIKDEAFLEYLNNVLSSGEVSNLFARDELDEITQNLIPVMKKETPRVPPTFDNLYEYFISRAKKNLHVVLCFSPVGEKFRSRSLKFPGLISGCTMDWFTPWPSEALMAVSQYFLSDFHMVCSPEVKTAVVQTMAVYHDRVSSTCESYFERFRRRAHVTPKSYLSFINGYKTLYTEKHTHINTLVERMNVGLAKLMEASESVAQLSRDLVVKEQELALASARADKVLKEVTVSAEAASVVKNEVQVVKDKALKIVEEIEKEKGVAELKLQAAEPALMKAEAALNTIKPADIATVRKLSKPPHLIMRIMDCCLLLFRKKLDPVVMDPERHCLKPSWSEAMKLMSGGGFLTSLQQFPKDTITEETMELLEPYFQMEDYTLENASKVCGNVAGLLSWTQAMATFFSINKEVLPLKANLSVQENRLTAANKELANAQAQLDEKQAELDMVLAKFEAAMKEKQDLLNDAESCRNKMQTASALIDGLSGEKVRWTEQSREFTSQISRLVGDVLQLTGFLSYCGPFNQQFRNMLLKEIWEDELTKKNIPFTENLNLISMLVDQPTISEWNLQGLPGDDLSVQNGIIVTKATRFPLLIDPQTQGKAWIKKKEKANELQVTSLNHKYFRTHLEDSLSLGRPLLIEDVPEELDPALDNVLEKNFIKSGSSYKVKVGDKEIDVMDGFQLYIATKLPNPSYTPEVCAKTSIIDFTVTMKGLENQLLGRVILTEKYELEAERLNLMQDVTANKRKMKELEDNLLYKLSTTKGSLVDDESMIGILRVTKETAAEVSEKLNVATETETKILAAQEEYRPAASRGSILYFLITEMSMVNVMYQTSLAQFLRIFDLSMSRSEKTPLTQKRIANIIDCLTYEVFRYTVRGLYENHKFIFTLLLALKIDLQKGNIKHSEFQILIKGGAALDLKACPRKPFRWILDMTWLNLVELSKLPQFTNIMSQVSRNEKGWKAWFDMDAPEDAVIPDGYNDSLEIFHKLLLIRSWSPDRTLSQARSYVGHALGARFAQSVILNLEATWGESDPRTPLICFLSMGSDPTNQIEALSKKLRLECRAISMGQGQEVHARRLVQMSIAQGGWVLLQNCHLGLEFMDELLDTVSTVENVHESFRVWITTEPHDRFSITLLQSSIKFSNDPPQGVKAGLKRTFVGISQTQLDVSNLPMWKPLLYSVAFLHTVVQERRKFGPLGWNIPYEFNSADFSSSVQFIQNHLDECSPKKGVSWDTVRYMLGEVQYGGRVTDDYDKRLLNCFARVWFGDRLFEPSFCFYTDYNVPVCKTVEEYLEYIHTLPYVDTPQVFGLHPNADITYQGNTSAEVLDTITNIQPKESAGGSGETRESIVYRLAQDMLDKLPPNYVPHEVKARLVKMGALTSMNIFLRQEIDRMQRVISVVRTSLIDLKLAIEGTIIMSESLRDALDNMFDARVPNLWKKLSWESSTLGFWFTELLERNAQFHSWLFDGRPKTFWMTGFFNPQGFLTAMMQEVTRAHRGWALDTVTLHNEVLKQTKEEITTAPTEGVYVYGLYLDGAGWDRKNCCLVEATPKVLFTPLPVVHIFAINSTAPKDPRLYVCPVYKKPRRTDLTYITGIVLRTVQPPDHWILRGVALLCDIK encoded by the exons gtgaCTGGGATCACTGGAGTAAATACGTCGTGCAGTACGTCTACCCCACAGACTCGGCACCAGACTACACGTCCATTCTCGTTCCCAACGTGGACAACACCAGAACGAGCTTCCTGATTGAGGCCATCGCAAAACAGCGCAAG gCTGTTCTCCTCACCGGTGAACAGGGGACTGCCAAGACGGTCATGATTAAGGCCTACACGAAGAAATACAACCCTGAGATGGATCTGTTCAAATCCATGAACTTCTCCTCCGCCACGGAGCCGATCATGTTCCAg CGGGCAGTAGAGAGTTACATAGAGAAGCGGCTGGGCAGCACATACGGACCCCCCGGCAGACGGAGACTGACCGTTTTTATTGATGACATCAACATGCCTGTCGTCAATGAATGGGGAGATCAG atCACAAATGAAATAGTGCGTCAGACGATGGAGATGTCGGGCATGTACAGTCTGGATAAACCCGGTGatttcaccaccataacagacGTTCAGATGATGGCCGCCATGATCCATCCCGGCGGTGGCAGGAACGATATTCCTCAGAGACTGAAGAGACAGTTCACAGTGTTTAACTGCACGCTTCCGGCCAACTCCTCCATCGACATGATCTTCG GAATTATTGGCTGTGGATATTTCCATCAGTGTCGAGGATTTACACCAGAGATCTCTGACACTGTACAGCGTCTCGTACCCGCTTCCCGGATTCTCTGGCAATGGACCAAG GGGAAGATGTTGCCCACTCCATCAAAGTTTCACTACTTCTTCAACCTAAGAGATCTGTCCAGGATTTGGCAGGGCATGCTGAAGATCAGAGCAGAAGAGTGTGAGACAGTCGCCACCCTCCTGTCCTTGTTCAAGTGTGAATGCACTCGAGTCATCGCAGACCG GTTTGTGTGTGAGGAGGATAAGCACTGGTTCGAGAAGTCTATAGCCCAGGTCATTCAGGAACACGTGGATCCTGCTTTGGTGCCACACCTCCACCCCGACCCTTACTTTGTGGACTTCCTGAGAGAGGCTCCAGAGCCTACAGGAGAGGAGGCTGATGACGCCTGTCTCGACGCTCCCAAAATCTATGAACTG GTGCCGGACTTCCAGTTCCTGTCGGAGAGACTGCGGTTCTATCAGAGCCAGTATAACGAGGCTGTTCGGGGCTCacatctggacctggtcttcttTACTGATGCCATGACCCACCTCATCAAG ATCTCCCGCATCATCAGGACCGATGGAGGAAGCGCTCTGCTGGTGGGAGTGGGAGGGTCGGGCAAGCAAAGCCTTTCACGGCTCGCGTCGTACATCGCCGGTTACAGGATATTCCAGATTACACTCACTAG AACCTATAACATCAGCAACCTGATGGATGACCTGAAAGTGCTGTTCAGAACGGCCGGCGCTGAAGGAAAAGGCGTCACGTTCATCTTCACGGACAACGAGATAAAAGACGAGGCCTTCCTAGAGTACCTTAACAATGTTTTGTCATCTGGAGAG GTCTCGAACCTTTTTGCTCGTGATGAACTGGACGAGATAACACAGAATCTCATCCCCGTAATGAAAAAGGAGACGCCCCGAGTGCCGCCCACCTTTGATAATCTGTATGAATACTTCATCTCCCGGGCCAAAAAGAACCTCCATGTGGTGCTGTGTTTTTCCCCG GTGGGGGAGAAGTTCCGCTCCCGCTCTCTGAAGTTCCCCGGACTGATATCCGGATGCACCATGGACTGGTTCACCCCGTGGCCGAGTGAAGCCCTGATGGCCGTGTCCCAGTATTTCCTCTCGGACTTCCACATGGTCTGTTCGCCTGAGGTGAAGACTGCGGTGGTCCAGACTATGGCCGTCTATCACGACAGAGTCTCCTCCACCTGCGAGAGCTACTTTGAGAG ATTCAGACGAAGGGCCCACGTCACCCCGAAATCCTACCTGTCATTCATCAATGGATACAAAACCCTCTATACAGAGAAGCACACCCACATCAACACTCTTGTTGAGCGCATGAATGTCG GTCTAGCCAAGCTAATGGAAGCCAGCGAATCCGTCGCGCAGCTGTCCAGAGACCTGGTGGTGAAGGAGCAGGAGCTGGCGTTGGCCTCGGCCCGAGCCGACAAG GTCCTCAAGGAGGTGACTGTGAGCGCCGAGGCCGCCTCTGTGGTCAAAAACGAGGTGCAGGTGGTGAAGGATAAAGCGCTGAAGATCGTGGAGGAAATCGAGAAGGAAAAAGGTGTGGCAGAGCTGAAGCTGCAGGCGGCTGAACCTGCACTCATGAAAGCTGAGGCGGCTTTAAAC ACCATCAAACCGGCCGATATCGCAACAGTGAGGAAACTGTCCAAGCCACCACATTTAATCATGAGAATTATGGACTGCTGTCTGCTTCTCTTCCGCAAGAAGCTGGACCCCGTCGTCATGGATCCAGAGAGGCACTGCCTTAAGCCCTCCTGGAGCGAAGCCATGAAG CTGATGAGCGGCGGCGGCTTCCTGacgtcactgcagcagtttcctaaGGACACGATAACCGAAGAGACGATGGAGCTGCTGGAGCCGTACTTCCAGATGGAGGATTACACGCTGGAGAACGCCAGTAAAGTGTGCGGAAACGTGGCGGGTCTGCTGTCCTGGACACAGGCTATGGCCACCTTCTTCAGCATCAACAAGGAGGTGCTGCCACTGAAG GCTAATCTCAGCGTTCAGGAGAACAGGCTAACGGCAGCTAATAAGGAACTGGCTAACGCTCAGGCCCAGCTGGATGAAAAGCAGGCAGAGCTGGACATGGTGCTGGCCAAATTCGAAGCAGCCATGAAGGAGAAGCAG GATCTGCTGAACGACGCCGAAtcgtgcagaaataaaatgcaGACGGCCTCCGCTCTGATCGACGGGCTGAGCGGGGAGAAAGTGCGCTGGACCGAGCAGAGCAGAGAGTTCACCTCACAGATCAGCAG GCTGGTTGGAGACGTCCTGCAGCTGACCGGCTTCCTGTCCTACTGTGGTCCGTTCAACCAACAGTTCCGTAACATGCTGCTGAAGGAGATCTGGGAGGACGAGCTCACGAAGAAGAACATTCCCTTCACTGAAAACCTGAACCTGATCTCCATGCTGGTGGACCAGCCCACA ATCAGCGAGTGGAATCTGCAGGGCCTTCCGGGTGATGACCTGTCGGTGCAGAACGGCATCATTGTCACCAAAGCTACCCGCTTCCCCCTCCTCATCGACCCCCAGACTCAGGGCAAGGCTTGGATCAAGAAGAAGGAGAAAGCCAACGAGCTCCAG GTCACGTCTCTGAATCACAAGTACTTCCGCACCCATCTGGAGGACAGCCTGTCCCTGGGTCGCCCTCTGCTCATCGAGGATGTACCCGAGGAGCTGGACCCAGCGCTGGATAACGTGCTGGAGAAGAACTTCATCAAGTCTGGATCCTCCTACAAG GTTAAAGTCGGAGACAAAGAGATCGACGTGATGGACGGCTTCCAACTCTACATCGCCACCAAGCTGCCCAACCCGTCCTACACGCCCGAGGTCTGTGCCAAAACCTCCATCATCGACTTCACCGTGACCATGAAGGGCCTGGAGAACCAGCTGCTGGGCAGAGTCATCCTGACCGAGAAATAC GAACTGGAGGCTGAGAGGCTGAATCTGATGCAGGACGTCACGGCCAACAAGAGGAAGATGAAAGAGCTGGAGGATAATTTGCTTTACAAGCTCAGCACCACAAAAG GCTCTCTGGTCGACGACGAGTCCATGATCGGGATCTTGAGAGTCACTAAGGAAACAGCAGCGGAGGTGAGCGAGAAGCTCAACGTGGCCACCGAGACGGAGACGAAGATCCTCGCCGCTCAGGAGGAGTACCGTCCCGCGGCGTCCCGCGGCAGCATCCTCTACTTCCTCATCACAGAGATGAGCATGGTCAACGTCATGTACCAGACCTCGCTCGCCCAGTTCCTCAGGATCTTCGACCTCTCCATGTCGAG GTCAGAAAAAACCCCCCTGACCCAGAAGCGCATCGCTAACATCATCGACTGTCTGACGTACGAGGTGTTCAGATACACGGTCCGAGGCCTGTACGAGAATCACAAGTTCATCTTCACTCTGCTGCTGGCTCTCAAGATCGATCTGCAGAAGGGCAACATCAAGCACAGCGAGTTCCAGATTCTTATTAAAG GTGGTGCCGCCCTGGATCTCAAAGCTTGTCCTCGTAAACCCTTCCGCTGGATTCTGGACATGACATGGCTGAACCTGGTTGAGCTGAGCAAACTGCCCCAGTTCACCAACATCATGAGCCAG GTGTCCCGGAATGAAAAGGGCTGGAAGGCGTGGTTCGATATGGACGCACCAGAGGACGCAGTGATTCCCGATGGTTATAATGATTCACTGGAGATCTTCCACAAATTACTGCTTATCAG ATCCTGGAGTCCAGATCGCACGCTGTCTCAGGCCAGGAGCTACGTAGGGCACGCATTGGGCGCGAGGTTCGCCCAGTCTGTTATTCTCAATCTGGAGGCAACGTGGGGGGAGAGCGACCCTCGTACCCCTCTGATCTGCTTCCTCTCCATGGGCTCGGATCCAACCAACCAGATAGAAGCTCTCTCCAAGAAACTCAGACTCG AATGCAGAGCTATATCTATGGGACAGGGACAGGAAGTGCATGCGAGGAGGCTGGTGCAGATGTCCATCGCACAG GGAGGCTGGGTCCTGCTGCAGAACTGCCACCTGGGTCTGGAGTTCATGGACGAGCTGCTGGACACCGTGAGCACAGTGGAGAACGTTCATGAGAGCTTCAGGGTGTGGATCACCACGGAGCCACACGACCGCTTCTCCATCACGCTGCTGCAG TCCTCCATCAAGTTCTCCAACGATCCTCCTCAGGGAGTGAAAGCCGGACTGAAGCGAACGTTCGTCGGGATCTCTCAGACTCAGCTGGACGTCAGCAACCTGCCCATGTGGAAGCCGCTGCTGTACAGCGTCGCGTTCTTGCACACGGTGGTGCAG GAACGTCGCAAGTTCGGACCCCTGGGCTGGAATATTCCGTACGAGTTCAACTCGGCAGACTTCAGCTCCAGTGTGCAGTTCATCCAGAACCATTTGGATGAGTGCAGTCCCAAAAAG GGCGTGTCGTGGGACACCGTGCGCTACATGCTGGGAGAGGTGCAGTACGGAGGCAGAGTGACGGACGACTACGACAAACGACTTCTGAACTGTTTTGCACGA GTGTGGTTCGGCGACCGGCTGTTCGAGCCCTCGTTCTGCTTCTACACCGACTACAATGTTCCCGTGTGTAAGACGGTGGAGGAATACCTGGAGTATATTCACACTCTGCCCTACGTCGACACCCCTCAAGTGTTCGGTCTGCATCCCAACGCTGATATCAC GTATCAGGGTAACACCTCAGCCGAAGTCCTGGACACCATCACAAACATCCAGCCTAAAGAGAGCGCCGGAGGTTCAGGAGAGACGCGAGAGTCGATCGTCTACCGCCTCGCCCAGGACATGCTGGATAAACTCCCTCCCAACTACGTACCTCATGAG GTGAAAGCCAGGCTGGTGAAAATGGGAGCCCTGACCTCCATGAACATCTTCCTGAGGCAGGAGATCGACCGCATGCAGAGGGTCATCAGCGTGGTCCGGACTAGCTTGATCGATCTCAAGTTGGCCATTGAGGGCACCATCATCATGAGTGAG AGCCTCAGGGACGCGCTGGACAACATGTTCGACGCTCGAGTCCCAAACCTGTGGAAGAAGCTCTCCTGGGAGTCGTCCACCCTGGGGTTCTGGTTCACCGAGCTCCTGGAGAGAAACGCTCAGTTCCATAGCTGGCTGTTCGATGGGAGGCCCAAAACATTCTGGATGACCGGATTCTTCAATCCCCAGG GTTTCCTCACAGCGATGATGCAGGAGGTGACGAGGGCACACCGAGGCTGGGCGCTGGACACCGTCACTCTACACAACGAGGTGTTAAAGCAAACCAAGGAGGAGATCACCACCGCACCCACG GAGGGCGTGTACGTGTACGGCCTCTATCTGGACGGAGCCGGCTGGGACCGCAAGAACTGCTGTCTCGTCGAGGCCACGCCCAAAGTGCTGTTCACCCCTCTCCCCGTGGTGCACATATTCGCCATCAACTCCACCGCCCCGAAAGACCCCAGACTGTACGTCTGCCCCGTCTACAAGAAACCCCGGCGCACCGACCTCACCTACATCACCGGAATCGTGCTGCGTACGGTGCAGCCCCCCGACCACTGGATCCTGCGCGGTGTCGCCCTGCTGTGTGATATCAAATAA
- the LOC134320284 gene encoding SAYSvFN domain-containing protein 1-like, which translates to MYSVLSQDSSDWLLDSAVGRWLGVDRLAVTNLTLLKVLLWLVLLGLFCELDFGLPFFLISLFYWLYEGLRSPTLRRPGEMSAYSVFNPDCQPILGTLTAEQLEGEMGYRLLNTGART; encoded by the exons ATGTACTCTGTTCTGTCG CAGGACAGCTCGGACTGGTTGCTGGACAGCGCGGTGGGCCGCTGGCTGGGCGTGGACCGTTTGGCCGTCACTAACCTGACCCTGCTGAAGGTGCTGCTGTGGCTGGTTCTGCTGGGTCTCTTCTGTGAGCTGGACTTCGGGCTTCCCTTCTTCCTCATCTCTCTGTTCTACTGGCTGTACGAGGGTCTGCGCAGCCCCACGCTCAGGAGACCCGGAGAGATGAGCGCCTACTCCGTCTTCAACCCCGACTGCCAGCCCATCCTGGGGACGCTCACCGCCGAACAGCTGGAGGGCGAGATGGGCTACAGACTCCTAAACACCGGGGCACGGACGTAA